The following coding sequences lie in one Arachis hypogaea cultivar Tifrunner chromosome 4, arahy.Tifrunner.gnm2.J5K5, whole genome shotgun sequence genomic window:
- the LOC140184080 gene encoding uncharacterized protein → MRVLMWNCRGLGRPLTVHNMKGICRSHSTEICFFYEIKNQSCQVKRKLRASGFNYWFLRDPMGTAGGLTLAWKEGCVVEVFTSNDFFIVARVKDTKKNVDWGMVGVYLSYSDQIRRGQFEEVASVLDMLTGRVLIFGDFNAISRQHEKVRGSTKSPTSINDFNEFIDENSLKDLGMIGRPFTWSNRRLGQELIEERLDRMMAGVDWLDVYLNATVTRLSEDGSDHAPLILNTSPSAHRSKRRFKFQEWWCGVEEIKHRIREAWSTRNSLVGIIWSSIS, encoded by the coding sequence ATGAGAGTGCTGATGTGGAACTGTCGGGGTCTGGGAAGACCCTTGACAGTTCACAACATGAAAGGGATTTGTCGATCCCACTCTACTGAGATTTGTTTCTTCTATGAAATCAAAAACCAATCTTGTCAGGTGAAAAGGAAACTCAGAGCAAGTGGTTTCAATTATTGGTTTCTTCGTGACCCGATGGGGACAGCTGGTGGGCTTACATTGGCATGGAAAGAAGGGTGTGTGGTGGAAGTTTTTACATCAAATGACTTCTTCATAGTTGCCAGAGTGAAGGATACAAAGAAGAATGTGGACTGGGGCATGGTGGGAGTGTACCTCAGCTATAGTGATCAGATTCGAAGGGGGCAGTTTGAAGAAGTGGCGTCAGTCTTAGACATGTTAACTGGTAGGGTGCTCATTTTTGGAGATTTTAATGCTATTTCCAGACAGCATGAGAAGGTGAGAGGTAGCACAAAATCACCTACTTCCATTAATGATTTTAATGAATTCATTGATGAAAATAGTCTGAAGGATCTTGGCATGATAGGGCGGCCCTTTACGTGGTCAAATAGAAGACTGGGGCAGGAATTAATTGAGGAGAGGCTAGATCGGATGATGGCAGGGGTCGATTGGTTAGATGTCTACCTAAATGCAACCGTTACAAGGCTTAGTGAGGATGGCTCTGACCACGCACCACTCATTCTTAATACTAGCCCTTCTGCTCATCGCTCTAAAAGAAGGTTTAAGTTTCAAGAATGGTGGTGTGGTGTTGAAGAGATAAAACATAGAATCAGGGAGGCTTGGAGCACGAGAAATTCATTGGTAGGCATTATTTGGTCTAGTATATCCTAG